The genomic window ATCAGCAGGATGGCAAACATCACCGACAGGGGCGGCAGACCACTTTCCTTGACCCAATTGGCGAGTTCGGCCGGCATCTGCGTGACGACCAGACCGGAGTTGAGCATGTCGGCGCCCAGCAGCACCAGGAGAATAAGCGCTGTGACTTCGGCGGTGCCGAGCAGGCTTTTGACCAGGCCTTCCATGCGCATGCCGCCTGTGATGACTGCCAGTATCCCGCAACATGCAGCGCCGATCGACGCTGCTTCAGTAGGATTGGCCCATCCACCGTAAATGCCGATGATCACGACGAGGAACACGAGTACGATCGGTATAACGCCGAACAGGCAATACCGAAGAAAGCATGCGACCTCCACGGTGCGCGCTGGCTCTTTGATCTTGGCTCCGGCTGAGGGCGGCCTGGAGACAAGTCGGCGCGCGTAGCGGCGCAAGATGAGATCGGGGATGTCTGCCAGGTGCTTATGAACGTCCAGCGTGTAAAGCAGGTCGATGCGCTCCAGTACCTCGCTGATTTGGCGGGTTGAGTGTTTCGCCGGTGCAGCCCATAGCCAACTCTGCTGGGTTTGTCCATCTGGGCGCAGCTCTGAAACTGAGGCTCGCCAGCGATCAAGTGTTGCTGGATCAACGCTGGCGGCGATGGCGGTGCCTGTTTCAACTTCAAGCTGGGCAAGTGCCGCCGCAATCAGTGTCCGAATTGCCCGCTCGTGCACGATCACCAGCTTGTTCTTGTACAGCCATTGACGCGCCCGCACGAGTAGCTGATCGCGGTCGGCGCAGCGCGCCACTTCGTCGCGCAGTTCACGTACCAGTGAGCGGCGCTGGTGCTCGCTCATCCACTGGAATCCAAGGACCGTGCAGGCTACTTGTTGGTGATCGAATAGCGTGCGCCCGCGTTCATACATGGCTCTCAGCGAGGCGACTTCTGGTGCTGCAATGCCAAGCTCGTTGCCAAGGTGGCGCCACAAGGCTACTGGAATTACCCGAAAGGCACCGAGCAAACGCCCACTCATGCGCAGGAAACCAATATGGAGCGCCAGACCAAGCTTGTGGGAATCACCTCGGCGTGCATTGATTGCGTCGCGCTCGGCACCATCGAAGGTGAAAAATGCCTTCATCTCGAAGTCGCTGATATCGCGGGGGAGCCCACGCATCCCCAAAAACGTTGTGTGCCAACCCTGCATCGTGAACCTCAAAAGTGGGAGGCCACCATACCCGTTTACAAAGCGAACAGGAAAGTCAATGAAATCAACGGTCTACCCAGACCACCCCCGCGCCAGTGCTAGCTTTGCGTACCGTCACTTATTGCACTGAAAACGAGGAGACCCCTTTCTGCGCGCCATGAAATCAACCTGAAAACGATAGTGAGGTGGAAGAAACGGACCCCGATCACAGGTCGGCCTATAGGGTCGCATGACTGCTTAGGGTCGATAGCGCCAGCTCAGCACACGCCAAAGCAGTCACTTGGAGTTGACCCGAATCCGTGGACACATCATTCTTTGTGTTCAAGGAGTCGCAAATGTCCAAAGTACGACCGCCGTACCCGGCGGAATTCCGCCAGCAGATGGTCGAGCTGGTTCGAGCCGGCCGCGCACCCGCGCAGCTCTCGCGCGAGTTCGGCGTCACCGCCCAATCCATCACCAACTGGGTCGGCCAGGCTGCCATTGACGAGGGCAAGCCTTTGCCCGGCAAGGAAGGCCTGACCACTGCCGAGCGGGAAGAGCTGGTGCGCTTGCGCCGGCAGTTGCGCCAGGTCCAGACGGAGCGCGACATCTTGGCAAAGGCTACGGCCTGGTTTGCGGGTCGCAGCGATGCGACTTCAACGAAGTCTTCGGACTCGTGATGGCAAACCAGGCCGACCTCCCTGTTCGCACCATGTGCCGCGTGCTCGGCGTCTCCGCCAGCGGTTTCTATGCCTGGCGTGAGCGAGCTCCTTCACAACGCAGCATTGCCAATGCCGTGATGACCGAGCGTATCCGCCAGATTCACAAG from Burkholderiaceae bacterium includes these protein-coding regions:
- a CDS encoding TRAP transporter large permease subunit, with amino-acid sequence MQGWHTTFLGMRGLPRDISDFEMKAFFTFDGAERDAINARRGDSHKLGLALHIGFLRMSGRLLGAFRVIPVALWRHLGNELGIAAPEVASLRAMYERGRTLFDHQQVACTVLGFQWMSEHQRRSLVRELRDEVARCADRDQLLVRARQWLYKNKLVIVHERAIRTLIAAALAQLEVETGTAIAASVDPATLDRWRASVSELRPDGQTQQSWLWAAPAKHSTRQISEVLERIDLLYTLDVHKHLADIPDLILRRYARRLVSRPPSAGAKIKEPARTVEVACFLRYCLFGVIPIVLVFLVVIIGIYGGWANPTEAASIGAACCGILAVITGGMRMEGLVKSLLGTAEVTALILLVLLGADMLNSGLVVTQMPAELANWVKESGLPPLSVMFAILLIYIFLGCVMDSLAMILLTIPIFYPVVMGLDFWGMSQGDKSIWFGILALMVVEIGLVHPPVGMNIYIINSLAKDVPLKETFKGVMPFLVSDLLRILLLVFFPIITLYLVRTFGN